From the genome of Wolbachia endosymbiont (group B) of Parapoynx stratiotata, one region includes:
- a CDS encoding RluA family pseudouridine synthase, translating to MFRTLNISSEEKKLRLDTYVAKKCNISRSKAQRLIQNEQVKLLGIPIINNDHIVKPGEEYVVHLIQPDISTSIEPNYDIKLDIVYEDDDIIVLSKQSRLTVHPGAGTNNDTLLNAVIAHLGKIPYTNTRPGIVHRLDKDTSGLMVIAKNEQSHSFLSELLSNRKIKREYLAVIWGALPNLQGTVKTHIAPKRSNKEMMCVTKTAGKLAITHYSVKKIIGQASLVKCTLETGRTHQIRVHMSHIGHSVVGDQVYGKNSSKSEKHAKNSDFIRNFNRQALHAHTLGLYHPKSKEYIEFVSDLPQDMQVLIGEFENIS from the coding sequence ATGTTCAGGACTTTAAATATTAGTAGTGAAGAGAAAAAATTAAGATTAGATACTTATGTAGCTAAAAAATGCAACATATCTCGCAGTAAAGCGCAAAGATTGATACAGAATGAGCAGGTGAAATTACTTGGTATACCGATAATTAATAATGATCACATAGTAAAACCAGGTGAAGAGTATGTGGTGCATCTCATTCAACCTGACATATCCACATCAATTGAGCCTAATTATGACATAAAACTTGATATCGTCTATGAAGATGATGACATTATAGTTCTGAGTAAACAAAGTAGATTAACAGTACACCCAGGTGCTGGAACAAACAATGATACACTCCTGAATGCAGTGATCGCTCACCTTGGCAAAATTCCATATACAAATACAAGACCAGGAATTGTTCACAGGCTTGATAAAGATACTAGTGGACTCATGGTAATTGCAAAAAATGAACAATCCCACAGCTTCTTGTCTGAACTGCTATCAAATCGTAAAATAAAACGGGAATACTTAGCAGTAATTTGGGGAGCATTACCTAATCTGCAAGGAACAGTAAAAACCCATATTGCTCCAAAACGCAGTAATAAAGAAATGATGTGTGTCACAAAAACAGCAGGTAAATTAGCAATCACTCATTATTCAGTGAAGAAAATTATAGGGCAAGCAAGCCTGGTTAAATGTACTTTAGAGACAGGCAGAACACACCAAATTCGAGTACACATGAGCCACATAGGACATTCTGTAGTTGGTGATCAAGTTTACGGAAAAAATAGTAGTAAAAGTGAAAAACATGCTAAAAACTCTGACTTTATCCGTAATTTCAATAGACAGGCACTACATGCTCACACGCTAGGCTTATATCATCCAAAAAGTAAAGAATATATAGAATTTGTTTCTGATTTACCACAAGACATGCAAGTCTTAATCGGTGAATTTGAAAATATATCTTAA
- a CDS encoding diacylglycerol kinase, which translates to MKKSITRLIKAIQYSCEGIKSAFVSEVAFRQELLLFIICVSTLFVLDVSNLERAVMVSSLFLVLIVEIINTAFETTIERISSEQHILSKKVKDLGSAAVFLSLINFLITWMIILI; encoded by the coding sequence ATGAAGAAAAGCATTACTCGTCTAATAAAAGCAATTCAATACTCCTGTGAAGGAATAAAATCAGCTTTTGTATCAGAAGTTGCGTTTAGACAGGAGTTACTGCTTTTTATAATATGTGTTTCAACTTTGTTTGTTTTAGATGTAAGTAATTTAGAACGTGCAGTAATGGTAAGTAGCCTATTTTTGGTGTTAATTGTAGAAATTATTAACACTGCTTTTGAAACAACAATTGAGCGTATTTCCAGTGAACAACATATACTTTCAAAAAAAGTGAAAGATCTAGGTAGTGCAGCAGTTTTTCTCTCATTAATTAATTTCTTGATAACATGGATGATAATATTGATATGA